Proteins co-encoded in one Euleptes europaea isolate rEulEur1 chromosome 1, rEulEur1.hap1, whole genome shotgun sequence genomic window:
- the LOC130485819 gene encoding zinc finger protein OZF-like produces the protein MTDTTKESPEQVQPVGPSQRRMTENVFQKEGKTSPNPCARRKQQRNHSRDSPKKQPKSYPRKRMSKSMLGGIDKTFDETLLDHKGETCPRADEDFKEGPAPPKQRRVYNQDTPFQCADCGKRLSRKDHLMRHQRLHKEEKPHKCSFCGKAFSQSSRLIEHGRTHTGEKPYECTQCGKHFRTRIGLVHHRKVHTRENSYRCSHCGKGFPHNSLLTLHERNHAEGRPFDCAVCGKSFSSNSEITRHERKHTGEKPYKCSFCGKTFTQSSHRIAHERSHTGDNPYKCSVCGKRFSCNSHLIIHERIHTGERPFKCSTCGKCFGSKSHLIVHERIHTGEKPYECPTCGKGFTCKSYLILHGKTHSGEKPHKCSVCGKCFARNADLVIHHRTHTGEKPYHCSACGKGFHRQKHLVKHEKNHMEVFTLIIK, from the coding sequence ATGACGGACACAACAAAGGAAAGTCCTGAGCAAGTCCAACCGGTTGGGCCTTCCCAAAGAAGGATGACAGAGAACGTCTTCCAGAAGGAGGGAAAAACCTCTCCGAATCCGTGCGCTCGGAGAAAGCAGCAAAGGAACCACTCAAGAGACAGTCCAAAGAAGCAGCCAAAAAGCTACCCAAGGAAAAGAATGAGCAAGTCCATGCTTGGTGGGATCGACAAGACCTTCGATGAAACCCTCCTAGATCACAAAGGAGAGACATGCCCCAGGGCAGACGAGGATTTCAAAGAAGGCCCAGCTCCTCCTAAACAGAGAAGAGTCTATAATCAGGATACACCCTTTCAGTGCGCGGACTGTGGGAAACGCCTGAGTCGCAAGGACCACCTTATGAGACATCAGCGGCTCCATAAAGAAGAGAAGCCGCATAAGTGCTCGTTCTGTGGGAAGGCCTTCAGTCAGAGCTCACGCCTCATCGAGCACGGGAGAACCCACACCGGGGAGAAACCATACGAGTGCACACAGTGCGGGAAACACTTCCGCACGCGCATAGGTCTCGTTCATCACAGGAAGGTCCACACCAGAGAGAATAGCTACAGATGTTCGCACTGTGGGAAGGGCTTCCCTCACAATTCGCTCTTGACGCTGCATGAGAGAAACCATGCAGAAGGGAGGCCGTTCGACTGCGCCGTTTGCGGGAAGAGTTTCAGCAGTAATTCAGAGATCACGAGGCACGAAAGGAagcacacgggggagaagccgtaCAAATGCTCTTTCTGTGGGAAAACCTTTACTCAGAGCTCCCACCGCATTGCGCATGAGAGATCCCACACGGGAGACAACCCCTATAAGTGCTCCGTCTGTGGGAAGCGCTTCAGTTGTAATTCGCACCTTATCATCCACGAGCGCATCCACACTGGGGAGCGACCCTTTAAGTGTTCGACCTGCGGGAAGTGCTTCGGTTCAAAGTCACACCTGATTGTTCACGAAAGAATCCACACCGGGGAAAAACCTTACGAATGTCCAACGTGCGGGAAGGGCTTCACTTGCAAGTCATACCTAATTTTACACGGAAAAACTCATTCTGGGGAGAAACCGCACAAGTGCTCTGTCTGTGGGAAGTGCTTTGCCCGCAACGCAGACCTTGTCATACACCACAGgacccacacaggagaaaaaccatacCACTGTTCTGCCTGCGGAAAAGGTTTCCATCGTCAAAAACACCTGGTGAAACATGAAAAAAACCACATGGAAGTGTTCACCTTAATCATCAAATAA